DNA from Pseudobdellovibrionaceae bacterium:
AAATCAAACCATCGAAGCGCTGGCGAAGCTGAAGCCCTTCTTCGATAAACGCACGGGCACCATCACCGCGGGCAATTCGTGCCCGGTGACCGACGGCGCGGCGATGCTTTTGATGATGTCGCGTGCGAAAGCGAAAGAGCTGGGTTACAAACCGCTGGCGAAGATTCGTGGCTATGCGTTCGCGGGTCTCGAGCCCGAGCGCATGGGGCTGGGTCCCGTGTACGCGTCGCCCATCGCGCTGAAACGTGCGGGACTGACGATGAAGGACATGGGGCTCATCGAATTGAACGAGGCCTTCGCGGCGCAGGTCATGGCCTGCCAGAAAGCGGCGGACTCGGACAAATTCGGTCAGGACAAGCTGGGGCTTCCGGGGAAGCTCGGCGAAATGCCGCTGGAAAAAATCAACGTGAACGGCGGCGCGATCGCCTTCGGACACCCCGTGGGCGCGACCGGCACCCGCATCGTGGTCACGCTCGCCAAAGAGATGAAACGTCGCGGAACCCAATTCGGTCTGGCGACTCTTTGTATCGGTGGCGGCCAGGGCGGCGCCATGGTTCTCGAAAACGAAAACTAAAAGGAAACGACGATGGACACGCAGACCAACACCACAGCGAAGGGTCAAAGCAATATGAGCAACATGAACGACGCGATCAAGATCGTCCGTCACCCGAAAAATGCCGATATCGCCATTGTTGAGTTCGATCTCCCCGGCGAGAAGGTGAACAAGTTCTCGACGCCCGTGATGATGCGCCTGAAGGACGTCGTCGCCGAGTTGAAGAAAAGTTCCTACAAAGCGGTCATCTTCAAATCCAATAAGCCCAAGATCTTCATCGCGGGCGCGGACATCGACGAAATCAAAGTCATGAAGACCGCGGAAGAGTTCGAGCGCGCGGTGGCCGGCGGCCAGCAGGTGTTCAACGAAGTCGAAGATCTGCCGATGATCACCATCGCGGCGGTGAATGGCGCCTGCGCGGGCGGGGGCTGTGAGTTCATCATGGCCTGCGACTACCGGATCGCTTCGGACGACGCGTCCACGCGGATCGGTCTTCCCGAAACCAAACTCGGCATCATCCCCGGCTTCGGCGGCTGCGTGCGCATGCCCCGGCTCATCGGCCTGCAGTCGGCCCTCGACATCATCCTGAACGGCAAACTCGAGCGCGCGGCCAAGGCGCTGAAAATCGGTTTGGTGGACGCGGTCGTGCACCCGTCGATCCTGCTCGATCAGGCGACGCAAATGGCGCAAGAAAAAATGGGCCAAAAACGCCGCAAGACCTTCAAGCCGAAGGGCGCCATGGCGGGACTTCTGGAAGGTCCGCTGAAGTTCGTCGTCTTCAAAAAAGCGCGGGAAGGCGTGATGAAGTTCACCCACGGTCACTACCCGGCGCCGCTGAAGGCGATCGAGGTGATCCAGAAGACCTACGGCATGTCGGACCGCGAGCGCGCGCTCGAGATCGAACGCAAGGCCTTCATCGAGTGCGGCATCACCGACATCTCGAAAAACCTGATCCACGTCTTCGACCTGATGGAGTCCGTGAAAAAGCAATCGGGCGTCGCGGGGACCACGGTGAAAGCGAAGGACGTCACCCATTTGGGCGTTCTGGGCGCGGGCACCATGGGCGGCGGGATTGCCTACGTCGCGGCCGACAAGGGCGTCTACGTGCGCATGAAGGACGTCAACTGGGACGCGATCAATCGCGGACTCAAACACGCGTCGGATCTGTGGGGCAAGCTGCAGAAGAAAAAGGCGATCAACGCCTACGAAAAGCAGCACCGCATGGACCGTGTTTCGGGCACGCTGGATTTCAGCGGCTTCCGTCACATGGAGCTGGTGGTTGAGGCCATCGTCGAGGACATGGAGATCAAAAAGAAAGTCATCGCCGAAACCGCGAAGAATATGAAAGACGACGCGATCATCGCGACGAATACGTCTTCGCTCAGCGTGACCGAAATGGCGGCGGGGCATCCGCGCCCCGAATACTTCGCCGGCATGCACTTCTTCAACCCCGTCGACAAGATGCCGCTCGTGGAAGTCATCCGCGGCGAGAAGACCTCGGACGAGACCATCGCGACCGTCTACGAACTGTCGAAGAAAATGGGCAAACTTCCGGTCGTCGTGAAGGATGGCCCCGGATTTTTGGTGAACCGTCTGCTGCTTCCCTATATGGCCGAAGCCGCGTGGCTTCTGCAGGAAGGCATGTCCATCGAGACGGTGGATAAGGCCTATGTGAAAGAGTTCGGTATGCCCATGGGGCCTTTCGCGCTGATGGACGAGGTCGGCCTCGACGTCTGCATCAAGGTGCTGAAGATCTTCAAGAAGGCTTTCGGTTCGCGCATCGAGATCGCGCCCATCATGGAGAAACTCGAAAAATCCGAGCGCAAAGGAAAGAAGAACAAAAAAGGCTTCTACACCTACGATGAACGCGACAAGCGCCAGGGTGTCGACACTTCGGTTTATTCCGAGCTCGGTCTGTCGTCGCCGACGGATCCGCTTTCGACCAAAGAGTGCATCGAGCGCGGGGTCTTCGCCATGGTGAACGAGTGCTCGCGCGCGTTGATCGAGGACAAAATCGTCGAGACTCCCGGCGAGGTGGACTTGGCGATGATCACGGGCACAGGCTTCCCGCCGTTCCGTGGCGGTCTTTTGAAGTACGCGGACAGCGTGGGCGTGACTTATATCGCCGATCAGCTTGAAATGTACGGCGCGAAACACGCGCGCTTGAAGCCCGCGCCTCCGCTTCT
Protein-coding regions in this window:
- a CDS encoding enoyl-CoA hydratase/isomerase family protein — encoded protein: MSNMNDAIKIVRHPKNADIAIVEFDLPGEKVNKFSTPVMMRLKDVVAELKKSSYKAVIFKSNKPKIFIAGADIDEIKVMKTAEEFERAVAGGQQVFNEVEDLPMITIAAVNGACAGGGCEFIMACDYRIASDDASTRIGLPETKLGIIPGFGGCVRMPRLIGLQSALDIILNGKLERAAKALKIGLVDAVVHPSILLDQATQMAQEKMGQKRRKTFKPKGAMAGLLEGPLKFVVFKKAREGVMKFTHGHYPAPLKAIEVIQKTYGMSDRERALEIERKAFIECGITDISKNLIHVFDLMESVKKQSGVAGTTVKAKDVTHLGVLGAGTMGGGIAYVAADKGVYVRMKDVNWDAINRGLKHASDLWGKLQKKKAINAYEKQHRMDRVSGTLDFSGFRHMELVVEAIVEDMEIKKKVIAETAKNMKDDAIIATNTSSLSVTEMAAGHPRPEYFAGMHFFNPVDKMPLVEVIRGEKTSDETIATVYELSKKMGKLPVVVKDGPGFLVNRLLLPYMAEAAWLLQEGMSIETVDKAYVKEFGMPMGPFALMDEVGLDVCIKVLKIFKKAFGSRIEIAPIMEKLEKSERKGKKNKKGFYTYDERDKRQGVDTSVYSELGLSSPTDPLSTKECIERGVFAMVNECSRALIEDKIVETPGEVDLAMITGTGFPPFRGGLLKYADSVGVTYIADQLEMYGAKHARLKPAPPLLQMAKSGGKFYK